In Curtobacterium sp. MCPF17_002, one genomic interval encodes:
- a CDS encoding mechanosensitive ion channel domain-containing protein: MILVAAPSPTPTDAAQAVTQTFGEFVDTWHVPITIVITVLAAIVLRVILRHSIKGVVDRVVNGVKKRQGATDTQALIASPIQTARVVQRTRTLGSVLENLATVIVVVLALVVIIPLVIPNAAVGIVGGASLVAAGLAVGAQSIVRDLLSGIFMILEDQAGVGDVVDTGQATGVVENVGLRVMQIRDVNGILWFVPNGQILRVGNLSQGWSRVLVDITVPYDTDIDAVQDALLKAAVAMSQEPRWRQRIVEKPEIWGLQSISDTGMVFRLVVKTRASELDVVGRELRLRLKRSVDEIGVTLPAMAMIMPEGWENATSINGLRTVRTQPTPAPTKPRRRKNILGQPIRSDDHDAGKDPQ; this comes from the coding sequence ATGATCTTGGTTGCAGCCCCGTCCCCGACCCCGACCGATGCCGCCCAGGCCGTCACGCAGACGTTCGGTGAGTTCGTCGACACCTGGCACGTCCCGATCACGATCGTCATCACGGTCCTCGCCGCGATCGTGCTGCGGGTCATCCTGCGGCACTCGATCAAGGGCGTCGTCGACCGGGTGGTGAACGGTGTGAAGAAGCGTCAGGGCGCGACGGACACCCAGGCCCTGATCGCCTCGCCGATCCAGACCGCTCGGGTCGTCCAGCGCACCCGGACCCTCGGCAGCGTGCTCGAGAACCTCGCGACGGTGATCGTCGTCGTGCTCGCACTCGTCGTGATCATCCCGCTGGTGATCCCGAACGCCGCGGTCGGCATCGTCGGCGGGGCCTCCCTCGTCGCGGCCGGCTTGGCCGTCGGCGCGCAGAGCATCGTGCGCGACCTGCTGTCCGGCATCTTCATGATCCTCGAGGACCAGGCCGGCGTCGGCGACGTCGTCGACACCGGACAGGCGACCGGCGTGGTCGAGAACGTCGGGCTGCGCGTCATGCAGATCCGCGACGTGAACGGCATCCTCTGGTTCGTCCCGAACGGCCAGATCCTCCGTGTCGGGAACCTGTCCCAAGGCTGGTCCCGCGTCCTCGTCGACATCACCGTGCCCTACGACACCGACATCGACGCCGTGCAGGACGCGCTGCTGAAGGCGGCGGTCGCGATGTCGCAGGAGCCCCGGTGGCGCCAACGCATCGTCGAGAAGCCGGAGATCTGGGGGCTGCAGTCCATCTCCGACACCGGCATGGTGTTCCGGCTCGTCGTGAAGACCAGGGCCTCCGAACTCGACGTCGTCGGCCGTGAGCTCCGCCTGCGGCTGAAGCGCTCCGTCGACGAGATCGGGGTGACCCTGCCCGCGATGGCGATGATCATGCCCGAGGGATGGGAGAACGCCACGTCGATCAACGGCCTGCGGACCGTCCGAACCCAGCCGACGCCGGCACCGACGAAGCCCCGCCGCCGGAAGAACATCCTCGGTCAGCCCATCCGGAGCGACGACCACGACGCCGGGAAGGACCCGCAGTGA
- a CDS encoding thioesterase family protein — translation MRWSDIDAYGHVNNSAMLRLLEEARIVGFWGPDPEELESDGSIPEPIIDGRPGSGTMTVIAAQRLEYLASIPYFRQPLDIQMWIGRIGGASIDVSYEVYSPVGHDPAVLYTRATTALVMVDAASNRPRRLTEAEREACARYTEPAVQFSRP, via the coding sequence ATGCGCTGGAGCGACATCGACGCGTACGGTCACGTCAACAACTCCGCGATGCTGCGCCTCCTCGAAGAGGCGCGCATCGTGGGGTTCTGGGGCCCCGATCCTGAGGAGCTCGAGTCCGACGGGTCCATCCCGGAGCCGATCATCGACGGCCGCCCGGGTTCGGGCACGATGACGGTCATCGCGGCGCAGCGCCTCGAGTACCTGGCGTCGATCCCGTACTTCCGGCAGCCGCTCGACATCCAGATGTGGATCGGGCGGATCGGTGGGGCGAGCATCGACGTCTCGTACGAGGTGTACTCGCCCGTCGGCCACGACCCCGCGGTCCTCTACACGCGGGCGACGACGGCGCTCGTGATGGTGGACGCGGCGAGCAACCGCCCGCGGCGGCTCACCGAGGCCGAGCGGGAAGCGTGCGCGCGGTACACCGAGCCGGCAGTGCAGTTCTCCCGCCCCTGA
- a CDS encoding ribose-5-phosphate isomerase, whose protein sequence is MRIHLGTDHAGLEFNKTLNAHLTEAGHEVVDHGPTEYDALDDYPSFCINAAHAVVQDQRAGVQSLGVVFGGSGNGEQIAANKVEGIRAALVWNESTALLARQHNDANVISIGARQHTEDEAIRFVDLFIAEPFSGEERHARRIAQLAEYETTGRIAGRQIDA, encoded by the coding sequence ATGCGCATCCACCTCGGAACGGACCACGCCGGCCTCGAGTTCAACAAGACCCTCAACGCCCACCTCACCGAAGCCGGGCACGAGGTCGTGGACCACGGTCCGACCGAGTACGACGCGCTCGACGACTACCCCTCGTTCTGCATCAACGCCGCGCACGCCGTGGTGCAGGACCAGCGTGCGGGCGTGCAGTCGCTCGGCGTCGTCTTCGGCGGCTCCGGCAACGGCGAGCAGATCGCCGCGAACAAGGTCGAGGGCATCCGGGCGGCGCTCGTGTGGAACGAGTCCACGGCGCTCCTGGCCCGTCAGCACAACGACGCCAACGTCATCTCGATCGGCGCCCGCCAGCACACCGAGGACGAGGCGATCCGCTTCGTGGACCTCTTCATCGCCGAGCCGTTCTCCGGCGAGGAGCGTCACGCGCGCCGCATCGCGCAGCTCGCCGAGTACGAGACCACCGGGCGCATCGCCGGTCGGCAGATCGACGCGTAG
- a CDS encoding acyl-CoA thioesterase II, with protein MNGEPDFLRTLRLEDTGASTGETILTGASHWSPGGRVFGGQVLAQCIVAAQATIEDRNIHSMHGYFLRPGDIDLPITFAVERIHDGRSFAARRVQAYQRGVPIFSMIASFQRPDTGAEHQDPFPVDTPSPESLPSAASILSAIDHPVARAWAERSIDLRHVEGPVFVDVQGEHIPHQAVWFRVDGDLPEDPALHRAILGYASDLSILEPIMRRHGVAWGTPGLKSASLDHAMWWHRDGRADEWILYTQESPSAQGGRGLAFGRMFSEDGRLLASVAQEGMMRFPR; from the coding sequence GTGAACGGTGAACCGGACTTCCTGCGGACCCTCCGACTCGAGGACACGGGTGCGAGCACCGGCGAGACGATCCTCACCGGGGCGAGCCACTGGTCGCCCGGAGGCCGCGTGTTCGGCGGCCAGGTCCTCGCCCAGTGCATCGTCGCCGCCCAGGCCACCATCGAGGACCGCAACATCCACTCGATGCACGGGTACTTCCTCCGCCCCGGGGACATCGACCTGCCCATCACCTTCGCCGTCGAACGCATCCACGACGGCCGCTCCTTCGCCGCCCGACGCGTGCAGGCGTACCAGCGCGGCGTCCCGATCTTCTCGATGATCGCCTCGTTCCAGCGACCGGACACCGGGGCTGAACACCAGGACCCCTTCCCGGTCGACACCCCGTCGCCGGAGTCCCTGCCGTCGGCCGCGTCGATCCTGTCCGCGATCGACCACCCCGTCGCCCGGGCGTGGGCCGAACGCTCGATCGACCTCCGGCACGTGGAGGGACCGGTCTTCGTGGACGTCCAGGGCGAGCACATCCCGCACCAGGCCGTGTGGTTCCGCGTCGACGGGGACCTGCCGGAGGACCCCGCCCTGCACCGCGCGATCCTCGGGTACGCGAGCGACCTGTCGATCCTCGAACCGATCATGCGTCGGCACGGGGTCGCCTGGGGCACGCCGGGCCTGAAGAGCGCGAGCCTCGACCACGCGATGTGGTGGCACCGCGACGGCCGGGCGGACGAGTGGATCCTGTACACGCAGGAGTCCCCGAGCGCGCAGGGCGGTCGGGGACTCGCGTTCGGGCGGATGTTCTCCGAGGACGGCCGGTTGCTGGCGTCGGTCGCGCAGGAGGGGATGATGCGCTTCCCGCGCTGA
- a CDS encoding GNAT family N-acetyltransferase produces MATAYATNSDAPVIVRDCEPRDLDVVHALHVDAVLHSTAIWQEEPHPRSYFDAWLAERRADGYPVIVAEVGGRVAGYATYSQWRPHQGYRLTVEHSVYVVEEFRGRGIATTLMDALIARATAEGRHVMIAGICSTNTGSIALHERLGFTTVAVVPEVGRKFDRWLDLTLMRLPLA; encoded by the coding sequence ATGGCGACAGCATATGCGACGAACTCGGACGCCCCGGTCATCGTGCGGGACTGCGAGCCGCGTGACCTCGACGTCGTCCACGCGCTGCACGTCGACGCCGTGCTGCACTCCACCGCCATCTGGCAGGAGGAGCCGCACCCGCGATCGTACTTCGACGCCTGGCTCGCCGAGCGCCGCGCCGACGGGTACCCCGTGATCGTCGCCGAGGTGGGCGGGCGGGTCGCCGGGTACGCCACGTACTCGCAGTGGCGGCCGCACCAGGGGTACCGGCTGACCGTCGAGCACAGCGTCTACGTCGTCGAGGAGTTCCGCGGCCGGGGCATCGCGACGACCCTGATGGACGCCCTGATCGCGCGGGCCACGGCCGAGGGCCGGCACGTGATGATCGCCGGGATCTGCAGCACGAACACGGGGTCGATCGCCCTGCACGAGCGACTCGGGTTCACCACCGTGGCGGTCGTGCCCGAGGTCGGTCGGAAGTTCGACCGGTGGCTCGACCTGACGCTCATGCGGCTGCCGCTGGCCTGA
- a CDS encoding helix-turn-helix domain-containing protein, protein MSQIVDDAALEAETGEHPDDADQRRLGERLQRLRTERKWSLTELAEESGVSRAMINRVERGVSSPTATILGRLSGAFGLTVSQLLDDALDHEVPRGADPEEARGVQRGATADSWTDPETGYRRRPVSSASFPADVTEVRLPAGREVAYPASAYAFLRHCIWVVDGVLEVVVGDETTRLGAGDRIELGEPADVVYRNPGEDPVRYVVVVVRGQ, encoded by the coding sequence ATGTCTCAGATCGTAGACGATGCAGCGCTGGAAGCGGAAACCGGGGAACACCCGGACGACGCCGACCAGCGGCGCCTCGGGGAACGCCTGCAGCGACTCCGCACCGAGCGAAAGTGGAGCCTCACCGAGCTCGCCGAGGAGTCCGGGGTCTCCCGCGCGATGATCAACCGCGTCGAGCGCGGTGTGTCCAGCCCGACCGCGACGATCCTCGGTCGGCTCTCCGGTGCCTTCGGTCTGACCGTCTCGCAGCTCCTCGACGACGCCCTCGACCACGAGGTGCCGCGGGGAGCCGACCCCGAGGAAGCACGCGGTGTCCAACGCGGCGCGACCGCCGATTCGTGGACCGATCCCGAGACCGGGTACCGACGCCGTCCCGTCTCGAGCGCGTCCTTCCCCGCTGACGTCACCGAGGTGCGCCTCCCGGCCGGCCGCGAGGTGGCCTACCCGGCGTCGGCGTACGCGTTCCTGCGGCACTGCATCTGGGTGGTCGACGGCGTGCTCGAGGTGGTCGTCGGCGACGAGACGACGCGCCTCGGCGCGGGGGACCGGATCGAGCTCGGCGAGCCCGCCGACGTCGTCTACCGGAACCCCGGCGAGGACCCGGTGCGGTACGTCGTCGTCGTGGTCCGAGGGCAGTAG
- a CDS encoding disulfide bond formation protein DsbA, producing the protein MTSRWVGEVAQHRDLDVTWKVMSLFVLNEDQDVPADYKERLHAGQVYPRIVTAAKLRLGQDVVKPLYDALGEHIHHRQEKDPEQVVPAVLAELGLDADLLEYAWTDEVDEAVRASHQDGIDRVGQDVGTPVIAVEGTAFFGPVISPAPKGQQALDLWDGVVAAARYPGFFELKRSRTVGPVFDTTD; encoded by the coding sequence ATGACGAGCCGGTGGGTCGGCGAGGTCGCGCAGCACCGCGACCTCGACGTCACCTGGAAGGTGATGAGCCTCTTCGTCCTCAACGAGGACCAGGACGTCCCTGCCGACTACAAGGAGCGCCTGCACGCCGGCCAGGTCTACCCGCGGATCGTCACGGCCGCGAAGCTCCGGCTCGGGCAGGACGTCGTCAAGCCGCTCTACGACGCGCTCGGCGAGCACATCCACCACCGCCAGGAGAAGGATCCCGAGCAGGTCGTGCCCGCCGTGCTCGCCGAGCTCGGCCTCGACGCGGACCTGCTCGAGTACGCCTGGACCGACGAGGTCGACGAGGCCGTGCGCGCCAGCCACCAGGACGGCATCGACCGTGTCGGGCAGGACGTCGGCACGCCGGTCATCGCCGTCGAGGGAACCGCCTTCTTCGGCCCCGTCATCTCGCCGGCCCCGAAGGGCCAGCAGGCCCTCGACCTGTGGGACGGCGTCGTCGCCGCCGCCCGGTACCCGGGCTTCTTCGAGCTGAAGCGTTCGCGCACGGTCGGCCCGGTCTTCGACACCACGGATTGA
- a CDS encoding DNA-formamidopyrimidine glycosylase family protein, producing the protein MPEGHSVHRIANQFSQHFVGKRCEVSSPQGRFAAGAAQLDGKKMIAARAVAKQMFLEFEGDLFLRVHLGLYGAWDFAGDLSTATALAADADGEESLTSIGAPRLARYRMAEQEKVEDPIESFPPDPVGQVRVRLLTEDTVADLRGPTACVVETPAEVQQALDKLGPDPMNDDGPEAEKAFVDNVRKRNVAIGQLLMDQSVVAGIGNIYRAELLFRQRIDPYKPGKKITVKQAKALWADWSKLLHDGVRDGLMLTMDGLSEAELKKAKRSRKDRHWVYHRQGEPCRVCGTEIRMADMAGRKLYWCPKDQK; encoded by the coding sequence ATGCCCGAGGGTCACTCCGTCCACCGCATCGCCAACCAGTTCTCCCAGCACTTCGTCGGCAAGCGCTGCGAGGTCTCCAGTCCGCAGGGCCGGTTCGCTGCCGGCGCCGCGCAGCTCGACGGCAAGAAGATGATCGCCGCCCGCGCGGTGGCGAAGCAGATGTTCCTCGAGTTCGAGGGCGACCTGTTCTTACGCGTCCACCTCGGCCTGTACGGCGCGTGGGACTTCGCGGGTGATCTCTCCACCGCCACCGCGCTTGCGGCGGACGCCGACGGCGAGGAGTCCCTCACCTCGATCGGAGCGCCCCGGCTGGCCCGGTACCGGATGGCCGAGCAGGAGAAGGTCGAGGACCCGATCGAGTCCTTCCCGCCGGACCCGGTCGGCCAGGTGCGTGTGCGGCTCCTCACCGAGGACACCGTCGCCGACCTCCGTGGTCCGACGGCCTGCGTCGTGGAGACTCCGGCCGAGGTGCAGCAGGCGCTTGACAAGCTCGGCCCGGATCCGATGAACGACGACGGACCCGAGGCCGAGAAGGCCTTCGTCGACAACGTCCGGAAGCGCAACGTGGCGATCGGCCAGCTGTTGATGGACCAGTCCGTGGTGGCTGGCATCGGCAACATCTACCGCGCCGAGCTGCTGTTCCGGCAGCGCATCGACCCGTACAAGCCGGGCAAGAAGATCACTGTCAAGCAGGCGAAGGCGCTGTGGGCGGACTGGTCGAAGCTCCTGCACGACGGCGTCCGCGACGGACTCATGCTGACGATGGACGGCCTGTCCGAAGCCGAGCTGAAGAAGGCGAAGCGCTCCCGGAAGGACCGGCACTGGGTGTACCACCGCCAGGGTGAGCCCTGCCGGGTCTGCGGCACCGAGATCCGGATGGCGGACATGGCCGGCCGGAAGCTCTACTGGTGCCCGAAGGACCAGAAGTAG
- a CDS encoding amidohydrolase family protein, translated as MNEVLLRTVRRVGTSGAPADVRIVDGRVTEIAPAHTLDASDVDTDVVEAAGAWLAPGLVDHHVHFDQWALVRRRVDVAGCDSAETTAALVAEVARTGVADRVLVAHGYRDGLWPTPARRELLDEAAPRLPVVVISADLHAVWCNALALTHFSAIVGRPLDAGADGVLREQDAFDVTAALSRVPDDVLDGYVADAVEAASARGVTRIVDLEMRFGLDRWARRIHTGTDGLRVSSGVYPLELDAVLDRGLRTGDVVDGTRGLLTMGPFKVITDGSLGTRTAAVVDAYDGLGGHGVLTWPLDEVVPIVRRAVAAGLVPAIHAIGDRANTLALDVFEAVGARGTIEHAQLVAEDDFERFARLGVAASVQPEHAMDDRDIADRYWAGHTDRAFAFASLDRAGARLLLGSDAPVAPLDPWVSMAAAVGRDRDGRDPWHPDERVSALTAWRGSTDGRVGVSVGDVADFVLVESDPLAPGVSSSALRGMRVLATAIEGRFTHREV; from the coding sequence GTGAACGAGGTCCTGCTCCGCACCGTCCGCCGGGTGGGCACGTCCGGTGCCCCCGCCGACGTGCGCATCGTCGACGGCCGGGTCACCGAGATCGCCCCGGCGCACACGCTCGACGCCTCCGACGTCGACACCGACGTCGTCGAGGCCGCCGGCGCCTGGCTCGCCCCCGGACTGGTCGACCACCACGTGCACTTCGACCAGTGGGCGCTCGTCCGCCGTCGTGTCGACGTCGCCGGCTGCGACTCCGCGGAGACCACCGCCGCCCTCGTGGCGGAGGTGGCGCGCACCGGCGTGGCGGACCGTGTCCTGGTCGCACACGGCTACCGCGACGGGTTGTGGCCGACCCCCGCCCGACGCGAGCTGCTCGACGAGGCCGCACCGCGCCTCCCGGTCGTCGTCATCAGCGCGGACCTGCACGCCGTCTGGTGCAACGCGCTGGCGCTCACCCACTTCTCGGCGATCGTCGGTCGCCCGCTCGACGCGGGTGCGGACGGGGTCCTGCGCGAGCAGGACGCCTTCGACGTGACCGCCGCGCTCTCCCGCGTGCCGGACGACGTGCTCGACGGGTACGTCGCCGACGCCGTCGAGGCGGCGAGCGCCCGCGGCGTGACCCGCATCGTGGACCTCGAGATGCGGTTCGGCCTCGACCGTTGGGCACGACGGATCCACACCGGGACGGACGGCCTCCGGGTGTCGTCGGGCGTGTACCCGCTCGAGCTCGACGCCGTGCTCGACCGCGGGCTCCGGACGGGCGACGTCGTCGACGGAACGCGCGGGCTGCTCACGATGGGGCCGTTCAAGGTCATCACCGACGGGTCGCTCGGCACCAGGACGGCCGCCGTCGTCGATGCGTACGACGGACTCGGTGGGCACGGCGTGCTGACGTGGCCGCTCGACGAGGTCGTGCCGATCGTGCGCCGCGCGGTCGCCGCCGGACTCGTGCCGGCGATCCACGCCATCGGGGACCGGGCGAACACCCTCGCGCTCGACGTGTTCGAGGCCGTCGGCGCCCGCGGCACCATCGAGCACGCGCAGCTCGTCGCGGAGGACGACTTCGAACGCTTCGCGCGGCTCGGGGTCGCGGCGTCGGTGCAGCCGGAGCACGCCATGGACGACCGGGACATCGCCGACCGCTACTGGGCGGGACACACCGACCGGGCGTTCGCGTTCGCCTCGCTCGACCGAGCCGGAGCGCGACTGCTGCTCGGGTCGGACGCCCCGGTCGCGCCGCTCGACCCGTGGGTCTCGATGGCCGCGGCCGTCGGGCGTGACCGGGACGGCCGCGATCCGTGGCACCCGGACGAACGCGTCTCGGCGCTGACCGCGTGGCGGGGCTCGACGGACGGTCGGGTCGGTGTGTCGGTCGGGGACGTCGCCGACTTCGTGCTCGTCGAATCCGATCCGCTGGCGCCCGGGGTCTCGTCGTCAGCGCTCCGCGGGATGCGGGTGCTCGCCACCGCGATCGAGGGGCGGTTCACCCACCGCGAGGTGTGA
- the pepN gene encoding aminopeptidase N: MPGENLTRIEAQERAAIVDVQTYDVELDLTRGAETFGSTTRVRFTATPGASTFIDAITKTVHAITLNGTALDVAAVNDGVRIQLDGLQEQNELVVVADALYTNTGEGLHRFVDPVDDEVYLYSQFEVPDSRRMFAVFEQPDLKAEFSFTVTAPSRWQVVSNSPTPEPHVDGDLATWSFAPTAKISSYITALVAGPYEVVRDELTSRDGRTIPLGVFARKSLAEYLDPEYVFDITKKGFAYYEEKFDVAYPFEKYDQLFVPEFNAGAMENAGAVTFTETYVFRSKVTDAIKERRVVTILHELAHMWFGDLVTMKWWNDLWLNESFAEWASTIATAEATEWTEAWTTFQAMEKSWAYRQDQLPSTHPIVATINDLEDVQVNFDGITYAKGGSVLKQLVAWVGFGAFFAGVSAYFKKHHHSNTELRDLLVELEATSGRDLSDWSKLWLETAGVNTLRPEIEVDESGVITSFAVLQEAPADHPTLRPHRLAIGVYAFTTDADAPFGADTASSGGKLERAHRVEIDVDGPRTEVPELVGVHRGDLVLLNDDDLAYAKIRLDEHSRRTAIEHLASIANPLARSIVWGAMWDATRDAESPASDYVRLVLGNIATETESTTIRTTLSQLLLTSRNYVAPAKADATVRTVGETLWQLASSAEAGSDAQFQFVKFFAQVASTPEHIATLAGLRDGSVTLSGLEIDTDLRWELLEGLVLAGAATGTDVDTELAADKTASGEQAAARARATIPTAEGKLAAFSSLVDSSELPNAIVRQTTIGYQHVNSPVVLEGLVPKYFEVLTRIWAERSYHIADTIVTGLYPAPLASVELRDAALAWLEAHPETPALRRIVSEGLAGTERALRVQAADA, from the coding sequence GTGCCCGGAGAGAACCTCACCCGAATCGAAGCCCAGGAACGTGCCGCGATCGTCGACGTGCAGACGTACGACGTCGAGCTCGACCTGACCCGCGGCGCCGAGACGTTCGGCAGCACCACACGCGTGCGCTTCACCGCGACGCCCGGCGCCTCGACCTTCATCGACGCGATCACGAAGACCGTGCACGCGATCACGCTGAACGGCACGGCGCTCGACGTCGCGGCGGTCAACGACGGCGTCCGCATCCAGCTCGACGGGCTGCAGGAGCAGAACGAGCTCGTCGTCGTCGCCGACGCGCTCTACACGAACACGGGCGAGGGCCTGCACCGCTTCGTGGACCCCGTCGACGACGAGGTCTACCTGTACTCCCAGTTCGAGGTCCCCGACTCGCGCCGCATGTTCGCGGTGTTCGAGCAGCCCGACCTCAAGGCCGAGTTCAGCTTCACCGTGACGGCGCCGTCGCGCTGGCAGGTCGTCTCGAACTCCCCCACACCCGAGCCGCACGTCGACGGCGACCTCGCCACGTGGTCGTTCGCCCCCACCGCGAAGATCTCCAGCTACATCACCGCGCTCGTGGCCGGCCCGTACGAGGTCGTGCGCGACGAGCTGACGAGCCGTGACGGACGGACCATCCCGCTCGGGGTGTTCGCCCGCAAGTCGCTCGCCGAGTACCTCGACCCCGAGTACGTCTTCGACATCACGAAGAAGGGCTTCGCCTACTACGAGGAGAAGTTCGACGTCGCGTACCCGTTCGAGAAGTACGACCAGTTGTTCGTGCCGGAGTTCAACGCCGGCGCGATGGAGAACGCCGGCGCGGTGACCTTCACCGAGACGTACGTCTTCCGGTCGAAGGTCACGGACGCCATCAAGGAGCGCCGGGTCGTCACGATCCTGCACGAGCTCGCGCACATGTGGTTCGGCGACCTCGTCACGATGAAGTGGTGGAACGACCTCTGGCTCAACGAGTCCTTCGCCGAGTGGGCCTCCACGATCGCCACGGCCGAGGCCACCGAGTGGACCGAGGCGTGGACCACGTTCCAGGCGATGGAGAAGTCCTGGGCCTACCGCCAGGACCAGCTGCCCTCGACGCACCCGATCGTCGCGACGATCAACGACCTCGAGGACGTCCAGGTCAACTTCGACGGCATCACCTACGCGAAGGGCGGCTCGGTCCTCAAGCAGCTCGTGGCATGGGTGGGCTTCGGCGCGTTCTTCGCCGGTGTCTCCGCGTACTTCAAGAAGCACCACCACTCGAACACCGAGCTCCGTGACCTGCTGGTCGAGCTCGAGGCGACGAGCGGCCGTGACCTCTCCGACTGGTCGAAGCTGTGGCTCGAGACCGCCGGTGTGAACACGCTCCGCCCGGAGATCGAGGTCGACGAGTCCGGCGTCATCACGTCGTTCGCCGTCCTGCAGGAAGCCCCGGCCGACCACCCGACGCTGCGCCCGCACCGTCTGGCGATCGGCGTCTACGCGTTCACGACCGACGCGGACGCCCCGTTCGGCGCGGACACCGCGTCCTCCGGCGGCAAGCTCGAGCGCGCGCACCGTGTCGAGATCGACGTCGACGGCCCCCGGACCGAGGTCCCCGAGCTCGTCGGTGTGCACCGCGGCGACCTCGTGCTCCTCAACGACGACGACCTGGCGTACGCCAAGATCCGTCTCGACGAGCACTCCCGGCGCACCGCAATCGAGCACCTCGCCTCGATCGCGAACCCGCTCGCCCGCTCCATCGTGTGGGGCGCGATGTGGGACGCCACCCGCGACGCCGAGTCCCCCGCGAGCGACTACGTCCGCCTCGTGCTCGGCAACATCGCGACCGAGACCGAGTCGACGACCATCCGGACGACGCTCTCGCAGCTGCTCCTGACGTCGCGCAACTACGTGGCCCCGGCGAAGGCGGACGCCACCGTCCGCACGGTGGGCGAGACGCTCTGGCAGCTCGCGAGCTCGGCCGAGGCCGGGTCCGACGCGCAGTTCCAGTTCGTGAAGTTCTTCGCCCAGGTCGCGTCGACGCCCGAGCACATCGCCACGCTCGCCGGGCTGCGCGACGGCTCGGTGACGCTCAGCGGGCTCGAGATCGACACGGACCTCCGCTGGGAGCTGCTCGAGGGCCTCGTGCTCGCGGGTGCCGCGACCGGCACCGACGTCGACACCGAACTCGCCGCGGACAAGACCGCGTCGGGCGAGCAGGCGGCAGCGCGTGCCCGTGCGACCATCCCCACGGCCGAGGGCAAGCTCGCCGCGTTCTCGTCGCTCGTCGACTCCTCGGAGCTGCCGAACGCGATCGTGCGGCAGACCACGATCGGCTACCAGCACGTGAACAGCCCGGTCGTGCTCGAGGGCCTCGTGCCGAAGTACTTCGAGGTGCTCACCCGCATCTGGGCCGAGCGCAGCTACCACATCGCCGACACCATCGTCACGGGCCTCTACCCGGCGCCGCTCGCGTCGGTCGAACTCCGGGACGCGGCGCTCGCGTGGCTCGAGGCGCACCCGGAGACCCCGGCGCTCCGTCGCATCGTGTCCGAGGGCCTGGCCGGCACCGAACGTGCCCTCCGGGTGCAGGCGGCCGACGCCTGA
- a CDS encoding globin produces MTLRVGEHGVSATGSLYDRIGGAPTFDRLVRRFYEGVQQDDVIWPMYPAEDLEGAIWRLSAFLQQYWGGPGTYSEERGHPRLRMRHMPFRVTPEARERWLHHMREAVESLGLAPLDEAELWAYLDRAAHAMTNSFD; encoded by the coding sequence ATCACGCTCCGGGTCGGTGAGCACGGCGTCTCCGCGACCGGCTCGCTGTACGACCGCATCGGCGGCGCACCCACGTTCGACCGGCTCGTCCGCCGCTTCTACGAGGGCGTCCAGCAGGACGACGTCATCTGGCCGATGTACCCGGCCGAGGACCTCGAGGGCGCGATCTGGCGGCTCTCCGCCTTCCTCCAGCAGTACTGGGGCGGCCCGGGCACCTACAGCGAGGAGCGCGGGCACCCCCGGCTCCGCATGCGCCACATGCCGTTCCGCGTCACGCCCGAGGCGCGCGAACGCTGGCTGCACCACATGCGCGAGGCCGTCGAGTCGCTCGGCCTCGCGCCGCTCGACGAGGCCGAGCTCTGGGCCTACCTCGACCGCGCAGCCCACGCGATGACCAACTCCTTCGACTGA